From a single Mesorhizobium shangrilense genomic region:
- the nhaA gene encoding Na+/H+ antiporter NhaA: MQDLKPRPVSIFREFLDGEAAGGIILMAAAALALIVANSPLAGAYFSALHAYVGPLSVSHWVNDGLMAVFFLLVGLEIKREMLDGQLSTWPRRVLPGIAAAGGMLVPALVYVAINRNNAAALSGWAIPTATDIAFALGVLSLLGKRVPASLKIFLTALAIIDDLGAVIIIAIFYTKGLSLAYLGAAFAVIAALIVLNRMRVVTLVPYIVLGVILWVLVLKSGVHATLAGVALALTIPLKVSAGTGHDLDHSPLHRLEHALHKIVPFVVIPIFGFANAGVSLAGLSAAALVEPLTLGVAAGLVVGKLVGVLGSSAIAIRLGFADLPVNAGWLHMLGVSLLCGIGFTMSLFIGLLAFASDVALQDAVKVGILAGSFVAALLGAAVLLMAPPAGGVDEDEG, translated from the coding sequence ATGCAGGATTTGAAGCCGCGCCCGGTCTCCATCTTCCGCGAGTTTCTCGATGGCGAGGCGGCCGGCGGCATCATTCTCATGGCGGCCGCCGCCCTTGCCCTGATCGTCGCCAATTCGCCGCTGGCCGGAGCATACTTCTCCGCCCTGCATGCCTATGTCGGACCGCTCAGCGTGTCACACTGGGTCAATGACGGGCTGATGGCCGTGTTCTTTCTCCTCGTCGGCCTCGAGATCAAGCGCGAGATGCTGGACGGCCAGCTCTCGACCTGGCCACGCCGCGTCCTGCCCGGCATCGCCGCGGCAGGCGGCATGCTGGTTCCCGCGCTCGTCTATGTCGCCATCAACCGCAACAACGCGGCTGCCTTGTCCGGCTGGGCGATCCCCACCGCCACCGACATCGCCTTCGCACTTGGCGTGCTGTCCCTGCTTGGCAAGCGCGTACCGGCATCGCTGAAGATCTTTCTCACCGCGCTCGCCATCATCGACGATCTCGGCGCCGTCATCATCATCGCCATATTCTATACGAAGGGCCTGTCGCTCGCCTATCTGGGGGCGGCGTTCGCGGTCATCGCCGCTCTCATCGTGCTCAACCGCATGCGCGTGGTGACCCTGGTCCCCTATATCGTGCTCGGCGTCATCCTGTGGGTGCTGGTGCTGAAGTCGGGCGTCCATGCCACGCTCGCCGGCGTGGCGCTCGCGCTGACCATACCGCTGAAGGTTTCCGCCGGCACCGGGCATGATCTCGACCATTCGCCGCTGCACCGGCTCGAGCACGCCCTGCACAAGATCGTGCCCTTCGTCGTCATCCCGATCTTCGGCTTTGCCAATGCCGGTGTCTCGCTGGCCGGGTTGAGCGCAGCCGCGCTCGTCGAGCCGCTGACGCTGGGCGTCGCTGCCGGCCTTGTCGTCGGCAAACTGGTCGGCGTGTTGGGTTCCTCCGCAATCGCCATCCGGCTTGGCTTCGCCGACCTGCCGGTCAATGCCGGCTGGCTGCATATGCTCGGCGTCTCGCTGCTGTGCGGCATCGGCTTCACCATGAGCCTGTTCATCGGCCTGCTCGCCTTCGCCAGCGACGTAGCGCTGCAGGACGCGGTCAAGGTCGGCATCCTCGCCGGCTCCTTCGTCGCCGCGCTGCTCGGCGCTGCCGTTTTGCTGATGGCGCCGCCTGCGGGTGGGGTGGACGAGGACGAAGGGTAA
- a CDS encoding universal stress protein: MVSKRLSREAGHRRKFLAIIDDTPECERAVAYASKRAQSTNGTLVLLYVIEPDDFQHWLGVEKIMREEATATARGTLDRYANKVRQKLGIEPEVVVREGKPTEEIHKLIEEDQDIAILVLAAGAGKEGPGPLVGAVAGKGAAFPIPVTVVPQNLSDEEIDSLA, encoded by the coding sequence ATGGTCTCCAAACGCCTCAGTCGCGAAGCCGGTCATCGCCGCAAGTTCCTGGCGATCATCGACGACACGCCGGAATGCGAGCGCGCCGTCGCCTATGCGTCGAAGCGGGCGCAGAGCACCAACGGCACGCTCGTGCTGCTCTACGTCATCGAGCCCGACGATTTCCAACACTGGCTGGGCGTCGAGAAGATCATGCGCGAGGAGGCCACCGCCACGGCGCGCGGCACCCTTGATCGCTATGCCAACAAGGTGCGCCAGAAACTCGGCATCGAGCCGGAAGTGGTTGTGCGCGAAGGCAAGCCCACGGAAGAAATCCACAAGCTGATCGAGGAAGACCAGGACATTGCCATCCTTGTGTTGGCGGCGGGCGCCGGCAAGGAGGGGCCGGGGCCGCTGGTCGGCGCGGTGGCCGGCAAGGGCGCCGCCTTCCCGATTCCGGTGACCGTGGTGCCGCAGAATCTTTCGGACGAGGAGATCGACAGCCTGGCGTGA
- a CDS encoding L,D-transpeptidase yields MRMKSFAIVAALTLSAAISGCSTIGSQIFSNDYGAVTDAGYQLPRIPIEKVPRQFHRQEVDYDTKEKPGTIIVDTQNKFLYFVEDDGRAIRYGIGVGREGFEWHGTAHVALKREWPTWTPPREMVKRQPELAKFANGMDPGLKNPLGARALYLFNKGGDMGYRLHGSPEWNSIGKAMSSGCIRLMNQDIIDLYDRAEVGAKVIVL; encoded by the coding sequence ATGCGCATGAAGTCGTTTGCAATCGTCGCCGCTCTTACCCTGTCAGCTGCCATCAGCGGTTGCAGCACCATCGGGTCGCAAATATTCTCCAACGACTATGGCGCGGTCACAGACGCTGGCTACCAGCTGCCGCGCATCCCGATCGAGAAGGTGCCGAGGCAGTTCCATCGGCAAGAGGTGGACTACGACACCAAGGAAAAGCCGGGCACGATCATCGTCGATACCCAGAACAAGTTCCTCTACTTCGTCGAGGATGACGGCCGGGCCATTCGCTACGGCATTGGCGTTGGCCGCGAGGGATTCGAATGGCACGGCACCGCGCACGTTGCGCTGAAGCGTGAATGGCCGACCTGGACGCCACCGCGCGAAATGGTCAAGCGCCAGCCGGAACTGGCCAAGTTTGCCAACGGCATGGATCCGGGGTTGAAGAACCCGCTCGGCGCGCGCGCTTTGTATCTGTTCAACAAGGGTGGCGACATGGGCTATCGCCTGCATGGCAGCCCGGAATGGAACTCGATCGGCAAGGCGATGTCGTCAGGCTGCATCCGTCTGATGAACCAGGATATCATTGACCTCTATGATCGTGCCGAAGTCGGCGCCAAGGTCATTGTTCTTTAG
- a CDS encoding NifU family protein has product MFIQTESTPNPATLKFLPGKEVLVEGTADFRDADSAAVASPLAGRLFEIPGVTGVFFGYDFITVTKDGPDWQHLKPAILGAIMEHFMSGAPVMTKAGPAAETSQTGEFYDKADEELVITIKELLDTRVRPAVAQDGGDITFRGFENGTVFLHMKGACAGCPSSTATLKHGIQNLLRHFVPEVQQVEQVS; this is encoded by the coding sequence ATGTTCATCCAGACCGAATCGACGCCGAACCCGGCGACGCTGAAATTCCTGCCTGGCAAGGAAGTGCTTGTCGAAGGCACTGCGGATTTCCGCGATGCCGACAGCGCCGCCGTGGCCTCGCCGCTGGCAGGCCGGCTGTTCGAGATCCCCGGCGTCACCGGCGTGTTCTTCGGCTATGATTTCATCACGGTGACCAAGGACGGACCCGACTGGCAGCATCTGAAGCCGGCGATTCTCGGCGCCATCATGGAGCATTTCATGTCCGGCGCGCCGGTGATGACCAAAGCCGGCCCTGCCGCCGAAACCAGCCAGACCGGCGAGTTCTACGACAAGGCCGACGAGGAACTCGTCATCACCATCAAGGAACTGCTGGACACGCGGGTGCGTCCGGCCGTGGCGCAGGACGGCGGCGACATCACCTTCCGTGGTTTCGAGAACGGCACCGTGTTCCTGCACATGAAGGGTGCCTGCGCCGGCTGCCCGTCATCGACGGCGACGCTCAAGCACGGCATCCAGAATCTGCTTCGGCATTTCGTGCCGGAAGTGCAGCAGGTGGAACAGGTTTCCTGA
- a CDS encoding MmcB family DNA repair protein, whose amino-acid sequence MPIISPIPLNPLIDGRQSERAMLVRRGVQRLLTAMGAHVLPELSLATGRRADLVALTRQGDIWIIEIKSSIEDFKVDRKWPDYRLHSDRFFFATHPGVPSQIFPEECGFILSDGYGAEILRDAPEHRMAAATRKALMLRIARAGAARLLAAELAGVSVPVVEGESE is encoded by the coding sequence ATGCCAATCATCTCCCCGATTCCCCTCAACCCCCTCATCGACGGTCGCCAGTCCGAACGCGCCATGCTGGTTCGACGCGGCGTGCAGCGGCTGTTGACGGCCATGGGCGCGCATGTGCTGCCCGAACTGTCGCTGGCGACCGGCCGCCGCGCCGATCTCGTCGCACTGACCCGCCAGGGCGACATCTGGATCATCGAGATCAAATCCTCGATCGAGGATTTCAAGGTCGACCGCAAATGGCCAGATTACCGGCTGCACTCCGACCGCTTCTTCTTCGCCACGCACCCCGGCGTGCCCTCGCAGATTTTTCCAGAGGAATGCGGCTTCATCCTCTCCGATGGCTACGGCGCCGAGATCCTGCGCGATGCGCCCGAGCACCGGATGGCGGCGGCAACACGCAAGGCGCTGATGCTCCGCATCGCGCGGGCCGGCGCGGCGCGGCTGCTGGCGGCGGAGCTTGCGGGTGTTTCCGTGCCGGTGGTCGAGGGTGAGAGCGAATAA
- a CDS encoding ActR/PrrA/RegA family redox response regulator transcription factor has translation MTGDETIGAMVEGEDTSLLIVDDDKPFLTRLARAMETRGFVVETAESVEEAVAKARANPPAYAVVDMRLGDGNGLDVVAAIREKREDARTVILTGYGNIATAVTAVKLGAVDYLSKPADADDIFGALTRTTGERAAPPENPMSADRVRWEHIQRVYEMCDRNVSETARRLNMHRRTLQRILAKRAPR, from the coding sequence ATGACAGGCGACGAAACGATTGGAGCAATGGTTGAAGGCGAGGACACCTCGCTGCTGATCGTCGACGACGACAAGCCATTCCTCACCCGCCTTGCCAGAGCCATGGAAACAAGGGGCTTTGTGGTCGAGACCGCCGAGAGCGTCGAGGAGGCTGTTGCAAAGGCGCGCGCCAATCCGCCAGCCTATGCCGTGGTCGACATGCGGCTCGGTGACGGCAATGGTCTCGACGTCGTCGCCGCCATTCGCGAAAAGCGCGAGGATGCCCGCACCGTGATCCTGACCGGCTACGGAAACATCGCCACCGCGGTGACGGCCGTGAAGCTCGGCGCCGTCGACTATCTGTCGAAGCCAGCGGACGCCGACGACATTTTCGGGGCCCTGACCCGCACGACCGGCGAGCGCGCCGCGCCGCCGGAAAATCCGATGTCGGCCGACCGCGTGCGTTGGGAACATATCCAGCGCGTCTATGAAATGTGCGACCGCAACGTCTCCGAGACCGCCCGCCGGCTCAACATGCATCGCCGCACGCTGCAGCGGATACTCGCCAAGCGCGCGCCGCGCTGA